In Argopecten irradians isolate NY chromosome 11, Ai_NY, whole genome shotgun sequence, one DNA window encodes the following:
- the LOC138334265 gene encoding ubiquitin thioesterase zranb1-like, whose protein sequence is MDSAAEDGWSCHKCTFINSDYRKKCEMCFSSRSSTESSLPRTDWSLVDRPSNGSGSWYKGRSPLHKLEGDKTENSRGLYNPEWTCTRCTLVNRDSTRRCLVCNSRPDHLAASIGIERSKTEPCFDYEKRELAAEPSGRDALTRPPSRSSKTHSFKREMSHDSMDMSAMANSLDIGNYLL, encoded by the exons ATGGATTCTGCTGCGGAGGATG GATGGTCATGTCATAAATGCACCTTCATCAATAGTGATTATCGAAAGAAAtgtgaaatgtgtttttcatcTCGCAGTTCCACAGAAAGTTCACTGCCCCGTACAG ATTGGTCATTGGTCGACAGACCGAGTAATGGATCAGGATCATGGTATAAAGGAAGGAGTCCGTTGCATAAATTGGAAGGcgacaaaacagaaaacagtCGTGGCCTATACAACCCGg AATGGACGTGTACACGTTGTACATTAGTAAACAGAGATAGTACAAGGAGATGCTTGGTCTGCAATTCGAGACCTGACCATCTAGCGGCATCCATAGGAATAGAAAGGAGCAAGACGGAGCCGTGTTTTGATTATG AAAAACGAGAATTAGCTGCGGAGCCGTCAGGTAGAGACG CTTTGACGCGTCCACCGTCACGGAGCAGCAAAACGCACAGTTTTAAAAGGGAAATGTCACATGACTCAATGGACATGTCAGCCATGGCGAACAGTTTGGACATCGGTAATTATTTGCTTTGA